The genomic interval aaattttattttttattcccccaaaaaataaaattttgcctttttttggaGGGATTTAAAGCAGCTGGAGGCCGCAGGTAGGCGGATATGAACCAGCTCTGGCCTCGGCTCCGCTCACATCAGAAAATATCCGGCTTCATTGTTTGGGGGGGGGACGCACCGTGTCCGTGCTTTGTTCCCTTGGGACCTTTTTGAACCacataaatatttgcagagCTGAAATACGTAGGGAGGTGGAGGAAATTTTTctctcccccgccccccccctccttaTTTTTTGGGGCCAAATGTGGCTTTTTGTACTTTCGGAGGGAAATTTCCGGCTGGAAACCCAACCCTGAGCGTGTTTGGAGGTTGAATGGTCACCCTGCTGGGTAGAAACAATACGAATTTTTGCTTAAAAGCTTTTCCTGCCCGGTTCCCTGGAGCGATCAGGAATTGCATCCCACCAGCATCATCGTGGCGCGGTGCCGGCGGGATGCACGAGGAGCATCGGGACTCCTGGATCTCGGCATGGCgtggattttttgggggggtgttcAATGCAGACACatggagctgggggtgggggctggggtggggtaCCCCAAAATGAAGCCGCATCTCCAGGATAAAGGATGCTGGTGGGGCATCACCTGTTTGATGGGCATCGTCTTTCCCCCCAGGGTGGTACCTGAAGGGGACCACCTGCCCGATGCCACAGTTGGTGATGTCATCACCTGGTGTGGCTTTTTTTGGGTTGAAAAGGGCAGGATTTTGGCCACACACTGGTCTgagtggttttggtgggggCTGGGATGCTCGGTGGGCCCTGAGCATCCTGAATCCTGGGCggtcctggggaaaaaaaaaggaggggacaAAAGAGGGTGGGGggtaaaaaaagaaggaaaaaaaggggagaaagggaaaaaagggggggaagggaaggggaaaaaagggataAATCCCGCATCATCCAGGCCTTTTCCAAGCTCAGCGTGGGAGGGGAGGCATTGCCCCCTcgtggcagcagccaggaagcCCAAAGAGGGGGGCCAgccgcccccagcccgtggcacgttcccccacagccccccccttaccccccctcccccccctccccagtaaGCTTCCCTGGggtccccccgcagcccccccagtACCCCCTCATAGCCCTGCCGGTACCCCCACCAGTTCCCCTCAGTATCCCCCATAGCCCTCCCTGTACTCCCCCAGTTCCTCCCCCCATAGCTCTCACAGCCCCCAGTaccccccagttccccccacagccccccagtGTGTCCCCCCCGGAACCCTGCCATCCCTcagtgcaggcaggagagggcagcaCCTGCCCTCACAAAGCcaagggggaggggagggggcaggatgGGCCCCCGAGGGTGGGGGCGGGGTGTTGGTGGCctggcccctgcccccccctcccccccccccgggctcCCGTTGCTGCTCCCTAGGGGCGGGAAGGGCTGGGGTGCTCGGCCCCGCTTGGGGATGCTCCCCCCAGATGCAGCCCCACGGGTCCCCCTGCAACCCCACGGGCGCCCCTTTGCCAGCCCACGGGTGTCCCCTGCAAGTCCACGGCCCCCGCACAAACCCACGGATGCCCCCTGCAAATCCACGGGTTCCCCTTCACAAATCCATGGGTGCCCCTTTGCAAACCCACTGGCCCCCTTTGCAAACCCCCAAGCGCCACATGGAAACCCCCAAGTCCCCTTTGCAAACCCACAAACACCCTTTGCAAACCCAGGACTCCCTTTCTGCAAACCCCTATGGTCCGTTGCAAAGCCCTACGTCCCCTTGCAAAGCCCTACATCCTGTTGCAAACCCCTACATCCCGTTGCAAACCCCTATGTCCCATTGCAAAGTCCTACGGTCTGTTGCAAAGCCCCATGGCTTGTTGCAAGCCCCACTGCCTGTTGCAAAGCCCTACATCTCGTTGCAAGCCCAGAGCCCGTTGCAAACCCCTACGGCCCACTGCAAACCCCTACGGCCCGCTGCAAACCCCTACGTCCTGTTGCAAACCCCTATGTCCCGTTGCAAACCCCTATGTCCTGTTGCAAAGCCCCACAGCCTGTTGCAAACCCCTACGTCCCGTTGCAAAGCCCTATGGCCCGTTGCAAAGCCCCACGGCCTGTTGCAAAGCCCCACGGCCCGTTGCAAAGCCCCACGGCCCGTTTCAAACCCCTACGTTCTGTTGCAAAGCCCCACGGCCTGTTGCAAAGCCCCACGGCCTGTTTCAAACCCCTACGTTCCGTTGCAAAGCCCCACGACCCATTGCAAACCCCTACGTCCCGTTGCAAACCCCTACGTCTCGTTGCAAAGCCCCACGACCCGTTGCAAATGCAGGAGTCCCCTTTTGCAAACCCCCAGACCCTGTTGCAAAGCCCCTGGCCCTTACAgagcagatatttttattttccacagcgGGGCGGTGCAGCCAGGCTCGAGGCGTGGCCAGCATCTCCAGCCGGGCGCTGTGCACCTGCACAGCATTGATCTCCGAATGGGTCCAAAGTCCAGCTCCCGCCACAGCCTCGGAAAGACAGGGATGaacccagcacccagctccatCCAGCCGCAGAGAAATGGGGGGGTAACTGCTGGCCTGGGGCCTTCGGGTTTCTCCGGGGCACCCCAAATGAAGAGATGTTAATTAGGCAGCAGCTAATGAGGTGTGACTAATGGCCCAAATTCAGCACCCAGACTCCCTTCTGCAAACCCCgtccccaccagcagctctgtccaTGTGGTTCTGGGTGGGCCTCGGGGCTGCTTGGAACATGGGGACAGGGGCAGGACCCCCGCCGGTGTGATGGCCTCCCGCGCCTGcccggcccctgcccccccagcagctcccccagggaCCACAGGCAGCACCGGGGCCACCATCCCTCTGGTGCAGCATCCCACCAGTACCAGTGCCGGACACCTCTGGGAGTACCCCCGGGTGACCCCTGGCAGTGGGGACACGGGGACTGGTGCCACCACCCCTGTACCGCAGCATCCCACCGATATCAGCCCCAGGTGACCCCTGGCAGTGGGGACATGGGGCCCGGTGCCACCACCATCGTACTGCAGCATCCCaccggtcccggtcccgggtGACTCCAGGTGTCCCCAGGcaggggggacatggggaccgGTGCCAACACCCCTGTACCACAGCATCCCACTGGTACCGGCCCCGGGTGACCCCGGGTGAcccctggcagcagggacacGAGGACCGGTGCCACCACCCCTGTACTGCAGCATCATACCGGTACCGGTCCTGGGTGACCCCGAGTGTCCCCTGGCAGCGGGGCCATGGGGACCGGTGCCACCATCCCTTGTGTGCAGCATCCCACCGGtaccggccccggccccgggtgACCCCGGGTGACCCCGGGTGACCCCTGGAGGCGGGGACATGGGGGCcggtccccccacccccgtaCCGCAGCATCCCACCGGGACCGGCCCCGGGTGaccccgggcagccccgggaCCGGTGCTGCCCCGCCCACGCCGCAGGGTCCCGCCGGTCCCGGCCACCCCCCTCCTCCCGAGGCGCATCCGCAGCGCGGGGCGGGCTCCCCCTCCCCGTTGCTACGACgacccccctcccctcccgtTGCTATGGCgaccccacccccaccccccccccctccccacgtTGCCATGGGGAGCGCGAGCGGCGGCCGCCGtcgcggcgggcgcggggctaGGTGGGCGTgtccggcggggcgggcgggacgCTGATTGGACAGCCGCGCCACGTGACGCGCGGAGGAATGCAAATGAGTTATGGCATcgggccgccgcgccgccgcctgagggaggagggagcggccgcgggcccggccccgccggcaccggcaccggcagcggcagcggccccgggacccccccgcccgcccccggaGGCGCCAGGGCCATGGCCGTGGCCGGCGGGAGCCGCTCCGCCCCGGCCGCAGGTACCGCGCTGCCCGCCGCTACCGGGCCCCGGCGGCTTTGtctgggccgggccggggccggggggggggggggggcgggggggggtgagggggggccgcgccgcgcatgcgccccgccgccagccgtgcctcagtttccccacccgCCTGCCCGCCGCCACCGGGCCGGCCCAGACCCCGCCGGTGGCCGTGTGCCCCCTGCCTGCCGCCCCTCCGCTGTACCCCACCCCCACCCGTGTGTGCCAcctccccccccgccacccTGCGCCCCTTCCTCCAATTCCACACCCCCTGTTACCCCTCCCCACTCGCCGCTATCCTGCTTCACCCCTGCGACCATCCCCCCTTCTACCCCCCCAGCCACGatctcccaccccccaccccaccttgTGCCCCCACTTTCTCATTTTGCCCCCCTTATTATCATCTCCCACCCCCCTTCCCATCCTATTTGGCCACTTACTGTCAtacctgccccccccccccccgtgctaTCCCACCTCCCCACCAGCGTTTTCCACCATCCAACAACCACATCCCACCCCTCACCATCATCTCCCACCCCTGCCTTATTTTGCACCCCCTTTTTATCCCCCCCCCCAGTACCATACCCTGCTGCTACTAGTCTCTCTGCCCCCCCTCTGATTTTATTTGCCCCACATCCTAGCCCACCCCCCATCACATCCCACCCCCCCTGTGATTCTCCCCACCTAGTTTGGGCTCAGCTCAGGGgactccagctctgcagctgctccccgGGAGCAGTGGGACCCGCACGTGCCCCCCCAGCCATGGTGGGTCCTGCCATTGCCTGGCGGTGCCGGgattcttccccctttttttattaatttgggTGGGGTTAGTGGTTTTGGGGAGGTTGCAGGGGTTGGGGGTGGGTTTCCTCTGGCTCAAAAGTGAGGTGCCCCCCTGTGTCACCCCGGCGTCCACGGGGGTTTGGTGTgggtgagggcagggggctcagccccacaTCAGGTGAGTGGTGGGTGCTACCGGGGGCTGCCCGGGCCATGCTCCACTTGAGGGGATTGGCTCAGGATGGACCCAGAGTGGTCCCTGTGGTGGCCCCATGTCACCCTGATGCCACCAGGGTCTTCAGGCGGTTGGGGGTGTCCAGCAGGGGAAGGTACTTCCCAAAATTTCTCTGGCTTGTGATGGACACATGCCATTGGGCAGACCCAGCACTGGGAATTGTCATTCTGGGCCACGTGCAGGGATGTCACATGAAGCAGTGGTGGGGGCACATGCACGTCCCACCTCATGCTTCGGGGCAGCAACACCCTCAGGGGACACAGCCCCATGGGCCACTGGGGCCAGGGACGTCACCTCTGTCATGTTCCTTGGGTGCCATGCCggggctggaggtggctggTATGGTTTGGTGGGGCCATGCTGTGGTGTGGCCACCAAGGCCACCTGCCGTGGCCACCAAGGCCACCCACCGTGGCTGCTGTCCATGGTCTGCAGCACCCCACACTGCTGTCCCTGGTCCTGCCACGGTGGCACGCGTGGTGGTGGCACCCATCATGGTGGCACCCATTGCCTGGCAGTGCAGGGGCTCAGCTGGGGCAGACGTCATGGGCAGGTGACCAGAGGTCCTTTGGTATGCACAGAGCCACCAGAGCGCGGTGGCCGTGGGTGGCTGCTGGTGACCACGGAGCCTCATGGCCACCACGGTGGTGGTGCTGCCCGCAAACCCCCTGCAGCCTCCGCAGCACCCATCCGTCTGTCATGTCCTCCTGTCCTTCCGTCCATCCCTCTCCTACCATCGAGTCGTTCCTCATCTTCCTCCCATCTGTCCTTCCTTCCAGCATCCCTTCATCCCTCTCCTTTGTCCATCCTTCCTTCCATGCCTGCATCCCTTGCCTGCGTTCATCCAGCCTTCCTTTCATCTGTCCATCCATCCTcccttctgtctgtctgtctttccctCTATCCCTTcgtccttccctttcctcccttccatcttccctcctgtccttggtccctttccttcttccctccatcCTTCTGTCTGTCCTTACTTCTGTCTGTCCATCCTTCCCCCGCCACTTCCatccctttcctctctctgtccatccttccctccatccTTGCCTGTCCGTCCTTCCGTCCCTTTCCATCCGTCCTTCTCTCagtctctttcctcttcctgtcTTTCTGGCCCTCCTTCCGTCCTTCCCTTCGTCCCATTCCCACTTCCGTCTGTCCTTTCCTActtccatccctccctcccttggTCTCTCTACTTCCTTCTGTCCCGTCCTCCTGCCGTCCATCCCCCTGTCCTTTGTCCCTTCCCTCGTTTCCGTCCATCTGTCCCTTCATCCCTCTCCTCCTGTCTGTCCCTCTGGCTGTCCCTGTATCCCTGCCTCCCAGtgcccctctccccatccctctgtccgtccctccctcccaccatcccttccctgcccctgtCCACCCTGCCCgcccttccttctccccctctgctAGGACTCCTCCCGCCTCCCCCTCAGCACTCAGGGCAGGATGTGGCCCCAGCCCCCCTCACCACCCCTTTGGTGGGGGAGGATGGACCAGGGGgcctcctgccttcctcctccatcccgccatcctcctcctcccgctccAGCGAGGCGGGGGAGTCGCAGCCGTGGCCCCCCCGCAGCCGGGGTCTGGCAGGcaggaagcagcaggcagggggcCGCAACTCCCCTGGGGCCTTTGAAGTGCGGCAGGACCAGGACGGCACAACCCCGGGGGTTTTAGCCGCGCTGGAGGTACCAGGCTGGGCGCCCACGCGGGTGCCAGCCCCCTCTGCCCCTGGCTGACACCCATGGGTGCATCCCGAGGTGGGCGATGCTTCACCCTGGGAGCCCTCAAAGagaggggtttgggggggtcTTATCCCCATCCCAAACACCCGAGGGGGACGCAGCAGCCCCACACGCCCATCGGCACGGGAATGCCAGCACGCTGGCCGCGACCCTGTGCCGAGGCTCAGAGCAGACGCCGGGTGCCAACTTAGGGTGCCGCAGGATGCTCCCTCACTCTTTGtcaccctgccccagctctaGCCTGACCCCGCCACCTCGCAGCCCCCCGGCAAACCGCCATGGAGAAcgagcagctcccagcacctccgcctgccagcagcaccggcGGCACCGCCACGACGCCCAGCAGCACCGGCACCGCCCGCCCACCCGCTCCCCAAATCTCCGTCTACAGCGGCATCCCCGACCGCCAGACTGTCCAGGTACGGTGTTTTGGGGGGCTGGAGACTGGGGAGGAAGGGCAGCGTTTTGGGGTTGGGGACAGCCCAGGAACATGTTTGTAACCCCCAAAAAGGTGATCCAGCAAGCGCTGCACCGGCAGCCCAACACGGCGGCGCAGTACCTGCAGCAGATGTACgcggcacagcagcagcacctcatGCTGCAGACGGCAGcgctccagcagcagcatctcaccagtgcccagctcCAGAGCCTGGCCGCCGTCCAGCAGGTACGGCACACCACCCCcggggcacccatgggtgctgcgGCGTGGCACACCACCCcagggcacccatgggtgctgcgGCATGGCACACCACCCCATGGGTGCCGCAGTACGGCGCACCACCCcaggggcacccatgggtgctgtggTGTGGCACGCCACCCCAGGGGCACCCACGggtgctgtggcacagcacaCCCAACCCAGGGGCACCCGTGGGTGCTGCAGTGTGGCACACCGGTGACATTTGGCTCTTCTCCCCAGGCCAGCCTGGCGGCAAACCGGCAGAGCGGCTCTTCGGGCGCTAATGGTGCCCAGCCAGCACCGGCGCAGCAACCCACGGTGAGTCCCCTGTTCCCTCCGGCACCCATCCCGCTGTCACCCACTCACTGATCCAGCACGGCACCCCAGCCTTCTCCCACCACCCTGTTTGCAGATCAACCTGGCGACGTCGCCGGCAGCCGCACAGCTCCTGAACCGGGCGCAGAGCGTGGCCCCCGGTGCCTCGGGCATCGCACAGCAGGCCGTGCTGCTGGGCAATGCCGCCTCGCCCGCCCTCACCGCCAGCCAGGCCCAGATGTACCTGCGGGCACAGATGGTGAGGGCCCCCGGGGTGCcatgggggggatggggggctTTGTCCTGCTGTGGGGTGGCCAGGACTCGTAGGGTGTCCATGGTCCCATTGCAGGGTGGCCAGGATGCTATAGGGTCCCTGGTCTTGGGTACCCATCGTTCCACTGTGGGGTGCCCAGGAGCCATGGGGTGCCCATCATGCCGCTGTGGGGTGCCTGGGACCTATAGGGTGCCTGTCATCCTGCTGTGGGGTACCTGGGACCCATAGGGTCCTTGtggtcctgctgcagggtggctgCGACCCTATAGGGTTCCTGACTCTGTAGGGTGCCCGTTACTGTGGTGTGGGGTGTCCAGACCTATAGGGTGCCCGTCATCCCCCTGTGGGGTGTCCAGACCTATAGGGTGCCCGTCACCCCACAGTCGGGTACCCAGACCCCATAGGCTGCCCTTCGCCCCACTGGGGGTTGCCAAGACCCCATAGGGGCCCCCCGCTGTGCTCAGGCTGCATGGACCCCATAGGGCACCCATCGGAGCAGTGTGGGGTGCCCTGAGGCCACAGGCTCACTCAGCTGTTGGGGGGTGCCCAAATCCCACAGGGTGCCCCCCACCCTCCTGTGGGGTCTGAGGACCCACAGGGGAGCCCCCCTTGCCACACTGCGGGGTGTCCACACCCCATAGGGGTGCCTGGACCCTGTAGgatcccccctgccccacttGGCACCCACAGACCCGCTTGGGGGGGTGTCAGGACCctatgggggtgggggtgtgtctCCCCCTGGGGACACCTAGATCCTATAGGGTGCCTGTCCCTTGCACGCACGCCTCCCGGCACCAGCAGTCCCTGGGGACACACGTGTCACCCCACCCCGCAGCCCCACACCCCATGGGTGCCAACCTACAGGGACACAGAGCGGGGGGACACGTAGGGTGCCACCCCCCTGTATCAGGGGGGCCACACACCCACTGTCCGTGCCCCCCAGCTCATCTTCACGCCCACGGGCCCCGTAAGCGCTGTCCGGCCTGAGAGCCCTGCGCCAGCACCGCCACCGGCACCGCCACCCGCCCCGCCGCCTGCTGCCCCACAGGTGagcgcccccgcgcccccccaccccgccagcCCCCCAAAATCCGCCCCCTCCGGGACCCCCCTGACCCGCTGCCATTCCAGGTGCACAGCCTGGCCCTGCGCCCCACCGGCCCCCACCTCCCCGCCCTGGCCATGAAGCCCCCCGGGGGTGCCCCACCCCGGGCTGGCCCCCCTCGGGGTCCCCCGCCCGACCCCCCAGCTGAGCACCTCAAAAAAGCCGAGGGGCCTGACGCCCGCACCCACCCTCTGGCACGCGCCGCTgcccccaccactgcccacccGCTTGTCACCCCAGGTAAGTGCTGCGCCTTGGcggggggcggggtggggggcacccgtgggtgctgggggagtTACAGAGTAGAGTGTTCACTCTGAAACCTAATAATGGTTTTCTTGCCCCTACATGGGACTGGCAGCCCCGTCTACCCACCTCAGGGGCACGTCGCCCCCGCCTCGGGGGCTCGGAAGGGGCGGGGTGAGCACAGTGGGTGCAGCTGAGCAGCCTGCGGCGTGTTCACTCTGAAACCTCATGATGGCCATTGCTGGTGGTTGCTGTACGTTGGCACCCTGCCTGTATTTGGGATCTTGTGGGTCCACACGTTCCCCCAGGGGCCCTGCCTGGGAGGGTCACAGCACCCATAGGGGCCTGGGGCCCTGTGGGGTGAGCCCCTGCAGGGGGTGCGGGGGGCTGAAGCAGCGAGGGTGTGGGCTAGGGGGCCCCATGGGGTGATGGAGCCTGGGGGTGCTGTGGTGGCTTCCAGAATGGTGACCCCCACCTGAGCCCAGCcgcctcctgcagcagctgcgggagctggcagagctggttgTCAGTAGGCACCAGAGTGAACAGACGCTAGCGTGAAGAGCAGCCTTGCAGCCTGGGGGAGGATCGTGGGGGTGGGGTCTGTTGGGGCTGAGGTACCAGTGACGAGGGGGGGTCCCTGTCCCCCGTCGCTGTCCCCGCAGCCTACAccccgctgcagcccccccagttCCTGCAGCAGCCGACGAAGCCAATGCAGCCGCAGCAGCAGTTCGtcatccagcagcagcagcagcaacagcagcagctggcacccccgcgggcagcccccccCGGGACCCCCTACTGCCCCCCAACTCCAACCCCTGCCCCCCGCCAGCCCTGgcccggcgccccccccccaaagcgGGGGTCCCCCAAGGAGCTGGGGGCGAAGGTGGCCCCCCCAACGGTCACCCCGGTTGTCACGCTGCCCCCCGCAAGTTCCAGCATGCCTCCGCCGtcatcctgcagctgcagcccaccGGTGCCACGGTGAGGGACGTCGCCCCCAGCgcccctgagccccccagcacgggttgggaggggggggggccGTGCATGGGGGGGCTTGGGGCCCCAAcctgtgtgtgcacacgtgtgtgtttgcatgcacACGGGCGGCTGAGGTGGGGTGTGCAGGTGTCCAACCCTGGCACGTGTGCTTGAGCCGCGTGCCTGCATGCGTGTCTGGCCCGTGCACACGCATGTGTGCGAGTTGGCCAGATTCATGcacgtgtgcatgtgtgtctgaTCCATGCACGTGTGCTCAATCTGTGTATctgcctgtgtgtgcatgcgtgtgccCTATCTGTGCACATGCGTGTGCAGATGCGTGCCAGATCCACACATATGCATGTGCATGGTCTGTGCACTTATGCAGGCATGTTTGCATGatgtatgcatgcatgtgtgcaccTAGGGGGTGCATGTCCCTGATCAGTGCACACGTGCTTGATCCATGTGTGTCAGATCATGCACACATGTGTGCACAGGTTTGCTGGGTACGTGCACatgcgtgtgtgcatgtgtgtctctGTTCCATGCACACGTGTGCACACTCACACCAGAACTGCGCCCACACGTGTGCATTGGATTCAGCCACGTGTGTTTGCAACCATGCACGTGTGTGTGCCCTGACCCTCGCACATGCGTgtgcccctgccccacagcccccactcGGGGTCCCCGAGGGCGCCCGCAGGGACCCGCCGCCCACCCCGAGGAGTGCCGAGAGCCCACCCGCCGCcccgctgcagccccctgccctctcgccgcccgctgcccccccaGGCCCTGACACCCCTGAGGGCGAGCGGCCCCCCACTCACGGTAAGCCCCACGCCCCTCCCCGACTCCTGGCACCCACCCGCGGGGTGAAGTTGCCCCCTCCACCCCGAGCACCCACTCGTGGGGGGAGCTGCCCTCCCCTCTGGTGACGGGCGGCGGGGGAGCGCTGAGCCACGGGTGGGTGCGGGGCGGCGGTTCCCTAAGCCCACGCGTGCCCGTGGCGCCGCCCCACAGGTGACACTGGGGGGGTCCGCGCTGCCTGCCGGGCCCCGCACACGGGTGtccgcggggcgggggggggggggggccgccCACCCACGCGTGGGCACGGCGGGGGCCGCGGCTTGTGCGAGGCCCCACCTCTTTCCCCGAGGTCCCGCCCCCTGGCGGCGTGGGCGCGCGCGCGCGGCGGTAGCCAATAGCGGCGCGGCAAGGGGGCGTGCCCAGCGCCAGGCCCCGCCCTCCCcgcgcagccgccgccgccgccccggcccggccccgccgccgccgccgccgcctttGTCCCCGctccgccgctgccgccgccgcccgcgccgcctTTGTCCGCGCCATGGGGCCGCCGAGCCGCTGAGCGCCGCCGGTGAGTgcggcccagccccgccgcggccgccccggctCAGCtcggcctggcccggcccggctcggcccggcggggcggcgggcgctgaCCTCACTTCCGCATCcgcccccccgcacccccccggTCCCGGCTCCGCAGCCGCGGCCCGGGCGCAGGTAGGGGCGGGCAGGAGCGGGCTCCGCCGCCGGACAAAGGTGGCGGGGCCTACCGGGGCCTAGCGAGGCCTGCCGGCGCCTCCCCGGCGCTTAGCGGACCGTGCGGGGGCAGTTGAGGCCTTACTGGACCTTACTGGGGGAGGTGGGGCCTTTACTGGGGTCTAGCAGGACTTACAGTGGTAGATAGGGCCTTACTGGGGCGTACTGGGCCTTACTGGGGCGTGTATGGGGTCTTTCCGGGGTAGATGGGGGTCTGCTGGGGTGTACTGGGGCCGTACTGAGAGGTGCTGAGGCTTTACTGGGGGTTCACTGGGCGCCCCTGGGGGCTCCTCGGGGGCTGCCGGGGTATTTGGGGGCTGTCCGGGGTCCCCCTGGATCTTTTGGGGGGGCCTGGGGgttccccagccccctgctttCCATGATACCAGAGGGCTCATGGGGGCTTACTGGG from Falco biarmicus isolate bFalBia1 chromosome 3, bFalBia1.pri, whole genome shotgun sequence carries:
- the LOC130146656 gene encoding LOW QUALITY PROTEIN: polyhomeotic-like protein 2 (The sequence of the model RefSeq protein was modified relative to this genomic sequence to represent the inferred CDS: deleted 2 bases in 2 codons), whose translation is MENEQLPAPPPASSTGGTATTPSSTGTARPPAPQISVYSGIPDRQTVQVIQQALHRQPNTAAQYLQQMYAAQQQHLMLQTAALQQQHLTSAQLQSLAAVQQASLAANRQSGSSGANGAQPAPAQQPTINLATSPAAAQLLNRAQSVAPGASGIAQQAVLLGNAASPALTASQAQMYLRAQMLIFTPTGPVSAVRPESPAPAPPPAPPPAPPPAAPQVHSLALRPTGPHLPALAMKPPGGAPPRAGPPRGPPPDPPAEHLKKAEGPDARTHPLARAAAPTTAHPLVTPAYTPLQPPQFLQQPTKPMQPQQQFVIQQQQQQQQQLAPRGQPPPGPPTAPQLQPLPPASPGPAPPPKAGVPQGAGGEGGPPNGHPGCHAAPRKFQHASAVILQLQPTGATPPLGVPEGARRDPPPTPRSAESPPAAPLQPPALSPPAAPPGPDTPEGERPPTHEPPADRLHAQPQALASVPGMTSGTGSSASTVAGAAPHNGENKPPQAIVKPQILTHVIEGFVIQEGAEPFPVGRSSLLVGNLKKKYAQELLAEKLPQQDNTTTTDSEMEEPYLQESKEEGNPPKLKCELCGRVDFAYKFKRSKRFCSMACAKRYNVGCTKRVGLFHPDRSKLQKPGGPPHGRRRTCKGTLPTLSKDTKKQPPVSLPPGSVPLSVTASLQLNHSQEDSSRCSDNSSYEEPLSPISASSSTSRRRQGERDLELREMELPDVHVRDLASIGHRFLPSEPSKWNVEDVYEFIRSLPGCQEIAEEFRAQEIDGQALLLLKEDHLMSTMNIKLGPALKIYARISMLKDS